In Stieleria varia, one genomic interval encodes:
- a CDS encoding NADH:flavin oxidoreductase produces the protein MAFPRVASLKTHDEFVNRLRELGIDLESDAEVQSGESSVLAQAASVDGMRIGNRFCILPMEGWDGTADGKPTELTRRRWRNFGLSGAKLMWGGEAVAVRHDGRANPNQLCMTADNASDIESLRNELADAHFEHFADDGDLLVGLQLTHSGRFARPNEKSKAEPRTAQRNPVLDARLNIHDDSALLSDDDLKRLIDDFVAASVLAQKIGFTFVDIKHCHGYLGHELLSGVDRVGQFGGCFENRTRFLRQIVSGIRTEAPGLKMGVRVSIFDFLPYTKGPDGTGVPEPSADGRLAFGSDASGSKIDLDEPSQFMDLLKELGIRLVCTTAGSPYYNPHIQRPAYFPPSDGYQPPEDPLVGVARQIAATAELKRRHPDLFFVGSGYTYLQDWLPNVAQAAVRTGAVDSVGLGRMVLSYPDLPADVIAGKTMTRKKVCRTFSDCTTAPRNGIVSGCYPLDPFYKAMPERDQLNALKKEA, from the coding sequence ATGGCATTTCCAAGAGTAGCAAGCCTGAAGACACACGACGAGTTCGTGAATCGACTTCGAGAACTGGGAATCGATTTGGAGAGTGATGCGGAAGTTCAATCGGGTGAGAGCAGCGTGCTTGCTCAGGCCGCGTCGGTCGATGGGATGCGAATCGGAAATCGATTTTGCATCTTGCCGATGGAAGGCTGGGACGGAACAGCCGACGGGAAACCGACCGAGTTGACGCGACGGCGTTGGCGGAATTTTGGTCTCAGCGGTGCCAAGTTGATGTGGGGTGGGGAAGCGGTGGCGGTCCGGCATGACGGCCGAGCCAACCCCAATCAACTGTGCATGACGGCCGACAACGCATCCGACATCGAGTCGCTACGCAACGAGTTGGCCGACGCACACTTTGAACATTTCGCCGACGACGGCGACTTGCTGGTCGGTCTGCAGTTGACCCATTCGGGACGCTTTGCTCGTCCGAACGAAAAGAGCAAAGCCGAACCACGTACCGCGCAGCGTAATCCTGTTTTGGATGCACGATTGAATATCCATGACGACTCGGCGTTGTTGTCTGACGACGATTTGAAACGACTGATCGACGATTTTGTCGCCGCGTCCGTGCTTGCCCAGAAAATCGGATTCACTTTTGTCGATATCAAACACTGCCACGGCTACTTGGGGCATGAGCTGCTCAGTGGAGTGGACCGGGTGGGCCAGTTCGGCGGCTGCTTTGAGAACCGAACACGATTCTTGCGACAGATCGTTTCGGGGATCCGCACGGAAGCCCCCGGGCTGAAGATGGGTGTCCGTGTCAGCATCTTCGATTTTCTGCCTTACACCAAAGGGCCAGACGGAACCGGAGTTCCGGAGCCCTCAGCGGATGGTCGTTTGGCTTTTGGTAGCGACGCCAGTGGCAGCAAGATCGATTTGGATGAGCCGTCTCAGTTCATGGACTTGCTCAAAGAACTCGGCATCCGCTTGGTCTGCACGACTGCGGGCAGCCCCTACTACAATCCCCACATCCAACGTCCTGCGTACTTTCCACCGAGTGACGGATATCAGCCGCCGGAAGATCCGTTGGTAGGCGTTGCCAGACAAATCGCGGCGACCGCCGAACTGAAACGTCGTCATCCCGATTTATTCTTCGTCGGTTCGGGCTACACCTATCTACAGGACTGGCTGCCCAACGTCGCCCAAGCCGCTGTGCGAACCGGTGCGGTGGACTCGGTCGGTCTGGGACGGATGGTGCTGTCGTATCCCGATTTGCCCGCCGATGTGATTGCCGGAAAAACGATGACGCGCAAGAAGGTCTGTCGAACGTTCAGCGATTGCACGACGGCACCGCGAAATGGAATCGTCAGCGGCTGTTATCCGTTGGACCCGTTCTACAAAGCGATGCCAGAAAGGGATCAGTTGAACGCATTGAAGAAAGAAGCGTGA
- a CDS encoding DUF4349 domain-containing protein encodes MAPSHRRISLPLLTVFCFWISGCGANPYEQIGQSHGYDSVDTESLDYDDVTTSSNEKASSEAVQLVSTSGSAADANRRIIYTSTIGLIVQDYTAFESALPRLVSQLGGYISKRDTNRQYSDQQSGSWIVRVPVENYHDLMGGVAEQGFAESRQENAQDVTEEFVDITARVANKRELEKRILKMLDERTGKLTDVLSIENELARVREEIERMEGRMRYLSDRTTLATVTINCRERAEYQPAAAPTFASRIGDSWVGSLGSLLALFQQLVIFVVAIIPWLALVLPAVYIARRVKGMRVAA; translated from the coding sequence ATGGCGCCCTCTCATCGTCGCATCAGCCTGCCCCTTCTGACGGTGTTCTGTTTCTGGATATCGGGGTGCGGCGCCAATCCGTACGAGCAAATAGGGCAATCGCACGGCTACGATTCGGTGGATACCGAGTCGCTGGACTACGATGATGTGACGACTTCGAGCAACGAGAAAGCGTCAAGCGAAGCAGTCCAACTGGTGTCGACGTCCGGCTCGGCTGCTGACGCAAATCGGCGCATCATCTATACGTCCACGATCGGATTGATCGTACAAGACTACACCGCTTTCGAGTCCGCGCTGCCTCGACTCGTCAGTCAGTTGGGCGGCTATATCAGCAAACGGGACACGAATCGGCAGTACAGCGACCAACAATCGGGCAGTTGGATCGTCCGCGTCCCCGTGGAAAACTACCACGACCTGATGGGCGGTGTTGCCGAGCAAGGATTCGCGGAATCGCGTCAAGAAAACGCGCAAGATGTGACGGAAGAGTTCGTCGACATCACGGCGCGTGTCGCCAACAAACGTGAACTTGAAAAACGTATCCTCAAGATGCTGGACGAGCGCACGGGCAAGTTGACCGATGTGCTGTCCATCGAGAATGAATTGGCTCGCGTGCGTGAAGAAATCGAACGCATGGAAGGACGCATGCGATACTTGTCCGATCGAACCACCTTGGCAACCGTAACGATCAACTGCCGAGAACGTGCCGAGTACCAACCCGCCGCAGCACCCACGTTCGCTTCACGAATCGGTGACTCTTGGGTGGGCTCGCTCGGATCGTTGTTGGCCTTGTTTCAGCAGTTGGTCATCTTTGTCGTCGCAATCATCCCGTGGCTGGCCTTGGTGCTGCCGGCTGTGTACATCGCACGGCGCGTGAAGGGAATGCGTGTTGCGGCGTGA